TCACCTTGACATCGACACCAAGATTTAGAGCCAGATGAATTGTCTCCGCACTAAAAGCCTTGAAGGATCGAGCAAAGGGATTATACCCACAAACTCCCATGCTTCTCCTTGAGCAACCTTTTGTTTTTCTTGCACAGTTTGTCTAACCACATCAAGAAAGTCAAGTCCTCAATCTGCTCTGGCCTCTTTGGGATCACCTAGCATTCCAACAACACAGGTAACAATAGCATCTTGATTCCCAACCCAACTAAGCATATACAAAAGTTTCCCAACCCAACCCAACTGTTATGGAGAAAAtattttctttgattttgttttctttaacgCCTCTGTCTTTTTGTTATTAGCAGTCAACCACATTAGTTTTTGGGAACAATTTGGAAAGAGAAGAGCTTTGCAGAactgttaattttttttatatctgTTGATTTCTTGGCCAATGTTCTTAGTGTTCTTCGTCCAAAGCAAATAATTAAGTGATTAACTTTGCTTCTAAATTGCGATAGCAGAAAAAAAGTTCTGGTATAGTTCTTTGAAAGGAGAATTTTGTTGGCGGTTGAGTGAATGAGAGGGTGAAAGAAAATGAGCGAGGAGCTTGAGGTTGAATATGAGATACAATGAATGGAGGGCCATTGGGTCTACATACAGGGCATCTCTATTTTTCCTCCTCttcttctcctcctcctcctcctcctcctcctcttcttcttctttttctttttctctaatCCTAAAATGGTGCTGTAAGGCTGTTAAAAGTGAGAGTAACTGACCAACTGGACGGTTTTTTTACGCTAATAACGCCGTTACCTGCCATGTCACTTTACCGTGACGTCTGTGACAGAAAAcagcaaaaataattattttgtaacttttcaaaagttgagtgactaaagtGAAATCAACTATCCAAAATTaagtgactgttggtgtaatttacccttaaaaATATCCTGTCAACCTGCTTAAAATTTATTTGAATCTTCCATGTGATGTTATCATAATCTTTCAAGTCGTATTTCTAAATTTGCTATTGAATTCTTAAAGATGTTATATCATGCTTATAAAGGCATCGCATTTCCTGTATTCATCCCTCTCCACTACTTTTCATTTCTCTCATTTTCATCCAAACTCCATTTCCTATTTTGATGTTTCtattgtaaaaataaaaacatgaaaaataagttCGCAATATTGCTAACTTACATCGTATTGCAAGCAGTTCTAAGTTTTTCATGCGATAACTGTATTTgaggtctttttttttttttaattttcatacaaatgtttttcttttttttcttttttccattttctcTCCagacattttacttttattttaagtttttaatttaaataagtaCAAAGCTAAAAAGTAATGGAAAATTGGTGGGTAGCAATAATAGCAGGTCAGGTAAGGCGAAACTAGGGTGCTGGAAAATTTTTATTAgatataaaattacactttaactcttcaaaataataaaaatttaatttaattttttaaaaattataaagatataaactatttaaaataataaaattgtatttttacaaTACAATTCTGGGTCCAGTCTTTTGAATGTCATAAAATCATGGAGAGAGCTAGCAGGTAGCAGCAGCTGAAATGAAAGAAGACATGTCGACTAACTCATAGCACTCTACAAAATCAAATCTCCCGTTGGGTAGATGACATGATGGTGAGGAGGATGTGCCAGAGTGGAGTGCTCTGCCCCAGAAGCTTCCAAATGCAAACTCCCCTCTACGAGACAGCTCCTCCAACACCTTCTCAGCTTCCTGTATACAACAACATTGAACCCCATATTGGGCATCTCCAAAACCAGCTTGCCTTAATTCTATACTCATGCTCATGCAACTTTTTGTGACTACTTCTACTTGTACTTCATCTTGAAATAATCCACCTTTCATCTTCCCTTCCTTTCTTCGCTGTCCAATTAGTTTCTTCTTGGCATATTGTTTGGTTTTCTTAATGAGTTTGGCAGGAAATTTGAGGAACACATAGATGATGAACTGGAGAATCAGGCATTGACTACAGCAGCATATGACTATACAATCAGCAGCAAGCATGTTGCACTCTTCCATCTCCATAGCTATCAATATGGTTGTCCAAGGAAGAAGAAGGGCTGCCCATGGAAAATAAATTGGTTGCACTTTCACAACTCATGTCATCATGTCTTGTTAAGGAATCAGTTCCTTCTCCTGTTTGGAGGGGAGAAGAAGGGAGGTTAGGTTATTACCAAAGGCAAGGCAAAACAGACGGATTTGGCAGGCAGGGAGGCAATTGGCGTTGCTCAAGTCATGACGCATGACTTGCACATTACCACAAGCATAAACCAACTCCCGCGCCGCAATCTAAAATGAGGCCGCCACCCAATTTCCTTTTTTCTTTGTAAAACACATATATTGCACGTTAAGAATACTATAATATATTGCCTAATGCTTCTAATAAAGGAATTGTGTGTGATATCAGTTCCAGGCCATTGCTTAGGTCAGATTAGATTCGGTGTCATAATATCTTGTTTCATAAGAAGGCACCTTACTTGGTTTCTGATACAAAGCATTTTGATGTTTCCCTTtcctttatttccttttattCTTTAGAGAAGTTCAATTCTTTCATGCTCCCACCCCTGATATTGTCTAGCAGCTGCTGCTGCTCTATTTGGTCTCTTGCTTGAGTTCcccttttataatattatatcatattttatatatatcctctcctctcctttttctttcttttttctcttttctgtTTGCTATTAGATAGAGGATTCCACAAGAGACAACGGGAATCCACGACACTAACTACTGACAATGTTATCTTAGCAAATTTGCATTCAAGCTTTATTGTAGCTTTAACTTCGGCTGGAACAAAATTGGCATCAACTATTTAGAACACAAAAGAATAGCAGTTAAATGGCTGAATGGGGAGAACCcaaaaaaacaaataataatatacataaatgATATTTCATGGAAACTATAACAGGACCTAGTTACACCTTACAATATATTGGAGAGTCTAAAACTATCTCCACATCTTGGTGCTGTAAAATTCCAGAGACCCGCAGCTGAAAACCAAAACTCCAGCAGCCATACCAATTCAAATTGGCATCCATGCAGCTCTGAAATTGCTCAGCCTCATCCCTGGTCAATACTCGATCATATTCTTCTTCAACTACCCCTGCTAATGCTATTTTCGCTAAAATAATCTGTACTGTAATTTTGACTGCCAAAAGCCATCCTCCGAAACCATCTGATTTCTTCAGATTGCTGTGCTGAGTTAAATACCTCACTTTCACCTACTTTCATTCCATTGCTCAGATCTGAGGTGGCCAAACTTTCAAAAGCTCTCACAATCTGAGGAAAATAACTCAAGTAAGAAAGAAGTCACAGTGACAATGTCACCAATTCCATATGGTTCTAATATTCAAACTAGGATACGGGAAACAAGAAAACCACGA
This window of the Gossypium arboreum isolate Shixiya-1 chromosome 12, ASM2569848v2, whole genome shotgun sequence genome carries:
- the LOC108479041 gene encoding uncharacterized protein LOC108479041, whose protein sequence is MEMEECNMLAADCIVICCCSQCLILQFIIYVFLKFPAKLIKKTKQYAKKKLIGQRRKEGKMKGGLFQDEVQVEVVTKSCMSMSIELRQAGFGDAQYGVQCCCIQEAEKVLEELSRRGEFAFGSFWGRALHSGTSSSPSCHLPNGRFDFVECYELVDMSSFISAAATC